The region tatatatatatatatatatatatatatatatatacatatatatatatatatctacaatTGTGAACCTATTTGCCAGTAGAAGAAGCTGAATCTCTTATTCTaactatgtatattataactgAATTACCAACGGTGCTGAAGCTGTCTCCAGAACAGATTTTTCGTAATCGGTTCACAGAGATTTCTGCACCAGCCTCTTTACGATGTGCAGATATACCGTAAGTCCAAATCACAATGGGTTTTCAATTGTACAACTGGCCGATAATTTCATCGAATCTCGTGAAATTTATGCCATTTATAATTGTCTATATCGTTTAATCGCGACGTTGCGATCGgttgattttttgataaatgaaaaataaatacgcaACAAAACTGACATGATCTACAATTGCTTCATCTGCTTGCGTTTGCGCGCAAGTACTTTACCTTTTAGAAAATCATTCCGCCCTCCAAATCCCAGTAGCAGTATTTTCGTCTAGATTTTCGGCTACAGATGTGAATATGTgtgtaagtaaaaaaaaatggactgATTCAGACTATCTTCTTTACAATATAAACGTCAACCTTTATTTGAACTCGATTTTTTGTTACGTGTATTAATAATATGGCcgtaatatttaatttttatatttccaatggtgatataataatgataataataataataataataataataataataataataaatcgtaTCACAAGTATATAACTACACCCACACCTACGCGAGGATAGTTGTAATagttaatattaatatttatttctaataaatcgaaaatctgcataattgttaatattattttcaaataaattatacattcgTGGGAGGATTGCGCTGAAGAAAGCCATAACGTAGAGCTGAATCCGACTTCTAGTAACTACAGGTTAATCGAGCTACATGGTAGATAAAGGCATTATCGTTATAATGTAATGTGTACAGATTATGgataaaaatatggaaaatttggacctacatacatatacctataatattgtatgtatagtcaATTTGCGATCCGAAGTCTCGAGATCatcggtaaaaattatgaTGGCACGAGAatcgtttttgaatttataatttcgaaCTCGTGACCGTAGCTGTCTGCGAATATGTCACATACTGTAAAAACGAAGACACAGTGACAAATAGTGTAATAAATTGCGGGCATAAGGGGGATTTTAATTCGATCAGCTAGTCACCTCAAAGCTCAGTTCTTTgatttgcattattttttttctgcacttTATTTgtcaattaccaaaaaattaagtttcgttaattttgaaaattaacaagACGTGTGATTTCCTcaagttgtacattttttgtaatattggAATTTACGTTTTACAGAGTATTCATATAgctgaaaaattttggaatatcCATCGCAAGGTTTTGCCGAATAACAGATCCGTTCTTTACGTGTCTTTATTTACTTGATAAAacttatattattttgtaaatttgataaatttctcGAGCAGTTTATACGTTTCAACTTATTCCTCttccaaaaatttcatgttAAACAGAACTGAGGTGAAGTTCACGATCGATTGTTATAATTTCGCcagaataaaagaagaaaaaaaaaaattaaaaatattccattacCATATCGTCTGTGAAAGCTCGAATGAATTTAGTTAAAGAaacattcattcaatttccatCGCAAGTGCACAAAATAACGCATTTAGCAATATGGTATTTAGATAATTACCGAATATAGAGGAtcaggaaattttttgaaaatttatataaaattagaGAATATCACGTATAATTCAGAAATGAATAATACCTTTCGcaaacttcaaatttacaaaaattgtcTCTCTTGCTGCAGtgaatatcaatattttgttaaatatcACAGAATTCAACATAGGAGGCTAATCGAATTGAACTAAAACACCCCGGATATTCGCactacgtataatatatgcatCCTGGAAGGAAACTGATCGTGATTGTGCACAAGTATGGTGATTCGGTACGAGAAACGCGTACATAAATTGTCGATGAAGTAACCCTGAGCAACTCAAGAAACAAGGATAACGAGCAAAAATCATCCAaggattttttattacacagtAATCTTGATTTCCTGTTACAATTTCTAGACTTTTTTCACTGCGGTACAATAAAAAAGTACTCGTGCAAATATGTGTAGAAAAAGTCGTGTCAAAAACAGATTAATCTTGTTGATTATGCGGTAATTGCCAGTTGAAGCAGATCAAACGGTTCCTCTGGACTTCGAAGAAGCTCAACTTCAACGAAGGCATGTGCGTTACGCCTAAATGCAAATCGACACCAGTCATCGTAATGTTCGTGTGAAGAGGCGTGACAGAGTCTCGTGCCAAGCACGGTAAAGAAAAAGCCGCAGATCACGTAACCCGTGTTGTACGTTATCtagataatattatataaaataatcatcTTAGACATATTCACCTGATCCTTTATCTTACGGAGATAATGTGAGTCAAGTTCGTCTTTCATATTCATCTAAATAAATCCgctgtacatttttttgtacgacTTGATAAAGATAAGGTCGTGGTTCTTTGCTGAACGATATTAGGCGACGCGATTCAGAGTTAGGTCTGTGACGCAAtttcggaaaaataaataattaaataaaacgtCTCTCTAAAGGAAACTCttctaaagaaaaaagattctaCGAGCCAAGTTTTCTTTGGAGTGTTGGAAATAATATTTCGTTGCTTGATCTAagcttttctttattttaccAAACCGTCCgttgttaaaaagaaaaaaaaaattattccgaaatattttttgggaCAACAATTCTTTTGTTCTCTGTGTAACAGAATTACcaatttttatccttatcttCTTGATTATATAGATGAAAATGAGGATGATCTTATATTTTATAGAGACAATTGCACGAGAAACTATCCGTAATCTTACGTAGATGAATTTGTACGTGAATAATCTTATCCTCATACTAATTATCTTGTACAACATCGATGGGTTATACGATTGCTGAAACTGTGATGTAGCTGTGCTCATCCCGCACTTATTTACTGTAAAGCTCGTTTGGTGCTCCGGGCATCAGACGTGCCTAAAAAGCACACGCGGCCGAGCttcgaaacgttgaaaaataataaagcaTCTTGTGCGGATTTTTGATCGAAGGCTACACGCGAGTACTTCAAATTCGGTTAATGCGCTTTGTAGGTGTCCTTGTTTTGGTACCCAGTCACGTATCCCGACTGGTCGGGGAGGTCCTTCCGCCCTGCTAtcccttttccttttccacTTTCGTCAAACCGCTGCTTGTGCGATCCCGTGTACTTGCTCACATCCGTTAGTCTGTCCACCGTCGATGCCGCCTTTCCTGCCTGATCGTCGGTGCAAAAGTGGACAAAGAAATACCTTCGTTAGTCGTTAAAGTTCAGAAAGATCCGTAAAATGGGTTCACCAAATTACCGTGGGCCCAGACAAATATCAGAACTCGGATACATGGGTATAATACAGGGCGATTCATTTggaataaacattttttttctatcgtcGGAAAAACTTGTagacaaaagttgaaaaatattcttgtcAAGAACTCGTCGGCGCGATATGCAAAGCAATCTGTTAAAATTCTGTACAAATGCGTTGAACTTTAATCGCTCGTCAGTCGTTTACATGAAATAGAAATATACGAGACGTTACGTTTGCAAAACGGATATGCATAAACCAAATATACTCATATCTATGCCGTTATCTGCGGGCATGCTGAATGTTACAAGTAAAAGCGCTTTTTTAATGCCTCCAGGTCATAGTCGCGAGGTACAATGAAATAGCGATTTGAACGGCTGTTTCTCAAACCACATATCTCTTTCGTCTACATTGTTATTTTAAACGACTAGGTTCGGTCGTGAAAGAGACGTCAAGTTTCTATAGACATTTATTAGCGTGCCGAGTGAATGGCTTGCACGTATATTTATGGGAAGGGCTGGGCTGCGGGAGTCTTGTAATATGAATTGATGCCAATCGATCGTCACGAGCTGTAGACAAAGGCGCgttgtttttaatttaataatattgacCTGATTGTACATCGCAAACACAACGTGTGTCGCGAACTGTGCTTCACTTTTTGTGTCTATATTTGTATGTGTATACaggtatatggggcattccagcTCAGTTCAGTTGGATAGCGACGCTCATGTccttcgattatttttaacattttcaatttaaggTACTAAGCTTACAAGGAAAGTATACCGGAGGTATATATCACCGATTTTCACCATTCTGTGAGAAAATGTTGTAGAACATAATAAAGTACTggacatcattttttttttattgcgtgCTAATTCTGTCGTTTAAGGGGTGAGATCCACTCCTAAAGCTTAATCCCAAAACATAAAGGCTGCAACCCCTAAGAGTGAAAATGCTGCGCCTATTATCGTTGGTTGATAATGAATaacgtacactgagaaaaatttcatttgttacggtaactagaaaaattcagtaaaacaggtatcgttaaaaaaaactgtttgaatatcgttggaattacgaaaaacgaggtaaacctaaccattttgcgctattgtttATTGattgcaaaatcagtttgttcggtttactttaattttttaaattaaataaggctttaacaataatttattgtcggacaattattcaattttcgcaacaattacaagaaaatatagtaacggtgatcgtaatgagaaagaatagtaacggatcctagactttccggtaacagctagaaaactgattttcattttgtacctagaactttatttttcgattgcggtataaaatgaaaatagttgaggactgagcggtaaccggaactaaaaatttctctcagtgtacagTTGGTTTTATCAAACAATGTTACCTTCTTATCGCGAAATCACAGAAACACGATTTTTGTGGATAAACTTTACGGGTCACTTTTACCTCCTAAACGGCAAAATTGGcctgtaaaaatatatgtcgCATGTTTTTTCTTGTACTATAATATCTCATAGACATCAcagtataaatataatcgGTGATGTACACTCCAAGTACTTTTCTTGTGAGTGCAGAAACTTGACGATCTTTTCTACATtcttattaaaaaatacacctgaatggcgttatttttttttttttaagaagaaCGATACCGTGAGTGCTCATGagtgatttaaaattaaacgCAAAGCAAAAAGTTGTATGTTGAAGATACGAACGTGTAAAAATAGTAACAAGATTTctgcaagaaaataaaaccgaACTTCTTCCTCTAACGAGGCTGGTTGGCCGAAAACCGATGCTCTTTACTAATTTTATTATGAAATAGTCGTACATTGAGTATTCATCAAAGTATTATACACATGCGTAAGCTAAAAAAGTCTCTTTAAACACGtgaaaggaatgaaaaatactaGAATTATTATGCTTCTCGAATCGCATTCAAAGTGGTTTAGAATCTAgtatatttatcgattttacTTTAAGATGgctaattttattcacaaacAGAACACTATTTTCTACAAGTTCACCACAATACATTTTCTGGTCGTGTTGGCattgttaaatattcaattgtaCAACATTTCACCGAtattaattatcaacaaaTCGTAGCGTCGAATcgactgcaaaaaaaaaaaaaaatctgtttcagtgACGTTGTAGACAATAATCTTCGGATTGAAATAAACCACCGTAGactgaaatcgaacgaatatACTAGATTCTTAACCGTTTCAAAACGATCTAAAATGAAGCATTGATATCTAAAATctcatattttaaaaatattatcaattttaggagaaaataaaaacgatatcTTTAAATAATCCTTCTAGAAATAGAAGGTTATCAATTGTtttatacactgagaaaaaaaagtcaacaactaattttcttcatttccagTTTATTTGGttcgaataatttatcattcgGAACAACCACTTtttagttgaaacaaaaatattgatgCATTGATTTGAATGCTATATGCTGTCGAATTTGATGCATTTCAAACAAgtacgtattttattttataatattaaactGGATATTTCGGAACGACAACTTCGCTTGAATCAACAAACCTCATTTAATTCGTGAAAGAATAGTACTTTACCCGCTTGAAATAGTTCTTGAGTTGCTATAATATGTACTACATTTAATTCAAGTTATCGactaatataatgaaatataacttTCCTCGGTTATTAAACAATCACGTGTAGTTCAAAATAGCAAACATACacttgaaattgatttcaagaACTCTCGATACCATCGCATTCGCGCTTGCAATAAATGAATCATTGTTTCTACGAAATGAACATTAtttcactgaaataaaatttttgttcattagataatcttttgattttttgatgtgCATGTTTCACGGTTTTCAaccgaaataataattcattcgaaGTAGTACCAATTTCGGTCACTAGAGGGCAAGTTTTCGCACTTGAAGAGTAGCTTCAAAGATGTTTACATACTCGAATCATTCGCACTACTCTTAACGTGCCAGCTAAATGTGACGCGATATGATGCGTTACGGTTTTGATCCCTTCacgttttccaaaaactaTTTCGAAGTGACGCTACTACACTTGTTTGGTCGCATTCAAAAACAGTAGCATGtcgtgttgaaaaaattttttaaatttctaacCCGACGATATTTACACCACGTTTATATATCCGTAATACTCAAATACTAAAGGATcattgaattaatttaaatacatttttcatccaaatACGGGTTTAATCGTTGTGAAGTCAGTTTTTTCTGTACAGTGACAAATCTTCTTTGATCGGAACAATATCCCATTGGTCGTTGTAAGCATTATTTGAGTGAAGTGACAAGTTGTTTGACTTGAAGCATGCAGCgtttggataaaaatatcaaaccagAAGAGCAGCTCGGTGAGTTATGTCGCTCAATCTCTgtttaattcatttaaattattttccattgtACCTAAATACGggtttttttaattgaaaactaCATAAATTGTCGCTCTGAATAAGTCTGCTGTCAGGACTATGCAAACGCATGGATTATTTGGATCAATTAACATTTATTGAATCCAataactttctttttctcagtgtagttttttcaaaaattctgtGACACGTTTAAACGAACAcgcttgtttatttttaacaaaaaatttggttGAATCCATTCCTCGTCTTCATTCCCATAATTGCAAAATTCTATCCAAATACATAATAATTCGCATCTAACGCATCCGTTGCAGTTATACAGCTATTTATGAAAAAGGCACAACTCTATAATTTCGATCAGTACGACCAGACGTAtaaagtttgcaaaaaaacCGAAGGACACGAGGGTCACGACGTAGCTACACAGAGCTGGAATATCATGTACACCTTATAGGTATGCCTGACTTTTGTGTGCCATAGTGTGCCATAGTCCCGCATACGTAACGGAAGGGCATTAATTTTGCGATACAATCTAGCGTATAAATATCCACTCCGTGTTTATGTTTGCGCGTTAGTATAGCAACAGCTACGTCGTATATTCTGCCTCACAAAAGTGAAAATCCTCATTCCGCGTATTTTTTAACACGATATTTcgttttcacattattttgtTGCTTCGccaaacaattttattctgcGAATATTCTGCGTACCTCTGAGAaaattatatctatattaCTCGGAAGGTTGCGTGCATTTCGAATCTacagataaattgaaaaaaaaaatactcggaGCTATCCGGACAAGAACCAAGGACTTTTTTTGAATTGCGCAAGATTTTCCTACGTTTTTACAGTTGgatgtttgtaaaattttgagaGTCGTTATCATCTAATAATTATAAGTAAGAATTCGGCAATTGTctgtaattgtaaataatcaTATTTATGATCTCGGAAGGGAATATTTAATTAGTCTACGGAATATTCGTTAATCTAAATCGAAATCGTTTCGGTTTGTTACAGAAAGAGTATCCTGCTACAGATTTCATACGagtgtttataattttaatgaaaaaattcaataaaacatgaaaaatttacgtgaaaattgaaaataatttattaaaaaactcgaaattcaattgaaatcgaataaatttcaatgtaaTACAGGATTGCTCTGACAAAGTTAATAAATTCTCAAGACAGAGAGAAATCACCGAAACATATGAAATTCGCAGTACTTGAGAATAAATCAGAGAGATCACaggaaaattgcaaatatttccacaACGAAAAATGTGTAAAGAAAATCTTCATCGGTGTATAGATTCAGTCTCGAGATACATATCTGCACTAAATAGGAACGAAATTGCCCCGctataatataattatcaaGTACGGTATATAATCATAGGCAGATAACGCTTTCGAAGCAATTACATGATCACCGTATCAAAATTATCTTAGAATATTATCGATACTCGCGCAATTAAGTTATATTATCGCGAGAAAATTATCGATATAATTAAGATAGAGACATACCGCATGCGACGAGACTCCGGGCGCCCCGCAGTTggccattttatttttgagcTCCTCCACATCGACTTTCTTGTTCTTCGCAAGATCATCTAGGTACGCTTTGTACTGTTCCAAGCCCAGCTTGACGGATCTGGGACATGAATGAAAGTCGCGCGTAATTAACCTGCGGTTCGCAGTTCACAGTATTGTTGGTTAAGTTCATCTTTTATCCTCGTCTAGATAAAGCTGCTGTTCGTCTTCATCTCTGGCTGATTTGTAAAGTACAATAGAGATAAGATAAACTGGCAACTGAAAACCTGTACGTTGAGACATATAAGCGACGCGATTCGAAGTCAAGACTATATTATGTAATTTCGGGtaaattgataattaaataaaaatgtctttcTGAAAGAAACTCTCCGCAATCTGTTACACTGGGATAACGGATTGTTTGATccaaagaaatatttcttcgACGGTGGCAAAAAAAGATTTCTTCCTCGAACTAAATTTTACTTGatatcacaaaaattttcgtttttcaaaaaaaaaacctacacTGTCTCGTCGATCGCTCCGAATATTCCATTACCGCAACAAACAACTGTTCGCAGTAACAATAACATATCTTTTTCGCCATCTgcgaagaaatatttttataaattaataaccttttttttcacagtataTTAATAATCTCGCGATCTTATCGTTATCTTTTGTATTATCCAGATGAAAATGAGGATACAATCTTAACTTTTATACAGATTGTAGGAGAAaccatttttcatctttcttacAGGTGAATTCGTACATGGATATTATCATCTTCATCCATAGATAATATACTCATTATCTCGTACAACGCTGGACTCTAATAACGGCAAACTCACTTGTGTTTTTTGAAGTATATCCCCGTGTCAGTGGTCGTGATTTTCTTCCCATCGATGACCTTGGCCTGCTTCATCCACTTGTCACTCTGACTGAGCGTTATTTGTTTGCCGTCGCTTTTTGGGTCGCCAAACTTTGAGAAGGCCTTGAAACTCGCCGTGAACGATCCGGCGCCTGCTGGGCTTGCCGGACTCGCCGGCCCGGAACTTCCGGTCCCTTCGGCACCGGCGTCGATCTTCAAGGCCGAGAGGCCTTCGCTGGGGGGCGTAGCCGCCGCTGGCGAACCGTTTTCCACGCTATCCGACATTGTATACTCGTCTGTAAATAATCAAGGGGCTATAACGATGATGCCGGTCTATGGCCAGTCCTTACCAACCGAGCAAAGTGTCGCTTATCTCGACTGTTATCAGAACCTAAGCATTGCTGACCCGAAAACAtcaaagaagagaaatttgTTTCCAGCTGTATTCCTTTAATTGAACCGCCATCACCGGTGTGAAAATGTCGCGGTTAGCGCAATTCTATGTGCAGTACCGAACACAGATGTAATCCAACAGCTTTTACGTTTCATGCGAGAATAAtgcgagaaaatatatttctaccATAAGTAGCAATCCAATTTCAGTCATACATTTTATGGTATTATCGTTGTGTAGAacaatctgttttttttttttttttttttcatatttgtgGCCGGAAATACATGTAGAATTGTGCTACTTGCAATGATAATGTTCTGATAATAGCTGAAACAAGTGATATTTCACTCGGTCAGAAAAGACTGATTGTATCCTCTTAATTCAGAAAGTTACAGCTACCACTAATCAACGGGAGGGTGAAAAACTTACGATTAATCCACGCGTCACTTTTGCTTGCTTGTCGCATTACAATTAGATATCCTACGGATCGAGACTAATATCTTTGTATCAAATTATCGAGATAAAAAGCCGGCTCATTGGGTAGGCGAGgcttcgagaaattttttgccgCTTGGTAACAAGATATGCAGCTTCTACGTATACACCGAATCACgatgttattaattatacctatattataaTTGAGTTTTCATTCGATACTAAAAATATCTTGTCATAATTTTCATCTATACAGGTCTACATTAGGGTGGTTCAAAAGAtctgctatttttttttccaaatcacACGTTTCATAGTTGTAGGAATAGGAAATAAGACGCCTGTTAGATTTTGAGCCcttaatgttaatatttagTGGTGCCTGAAcgcaattttccattttctaataattttagttacttttgaattttgtagcTTGGTAACGATACAATGTACATAAATGTCCGATACATATTCTTGTAGAGAATACAATACTCTACGAAAAAGAtcacttgtaattttttcatacttcgactctttcaaaagttattcaaagttaAAGTTGAAATCTTAAGTGCTTATATAGGTGGAATTACATATTATTACTTGTAATAATTGCAAAACAAATTTGTTAAAgtcgaaaattaattgaatgacATAATTTTACAGCGGTTAAAATCCTTTTCATTAAATCCTCAACATTTTGTGATAAGTCTAGTGTTTTCGCAGTTA is a window of Neodiprion fabricii isolate iyNeoFabr1 chromosome 6, iyNeoFabr1.1, whole genome shotgun sequence DNA encoding:
- the LOC124184971 gene encoding tubulin polymerization-promoting protein homolog → MSDSVENGSPAAATPPSEGLSALKIDAGAEGTGSSGPASPASPAGAGSFTASFKAFSKFGDPKSDGKQITLSQSDKWMKQAKVIDGKKITTTDTGIYFKKHKSVKLGLEQYKAYLDDLAKNKKVDVEELKNKMANCGAPGVSSHAAGKAASTVDRLTDVSKYTGSHKQRFDESGKGKGIAGRKDLPDQSGYVTGYQNKDTYKAH